The Candidatus Neomarinimicrobiota bacterium sequence AAAACACATTCCGGATTTTAGGGTGGAATACAAACCGGATCCGGAAAAACAGGCTATTGCCGACAGTTGGCCGGATAATATGGACGACAGTGCCGCCCGTCAGGAATGGAACTGGAAACATGAATATGATCTTCCCAAAATGACGGAAGATATGCTCGTAACACTTAAAAAAAAAGCGATGACATCATGAGGAGACACCATCATGAAAAAATATGAATATCCTTTACAAGCTATCATTGATGATCTTGAAAAAAAGGGAACGGTAAAGGGACATGAGATGGTCATTCACCGGGTTGAAGAGGGGAAAAACGGTCATGGAACCCGGTATTTTATCCAGGGGGATGAAAACAGACCCTTTATACGGATGAATTCCAACTCGTATCTGGGACTGTCCCGCCATCCAAAAGTAATAGAAGCTGAAGAAAAAGCTGCCAGGACTTTTGGGAGCGGGCCGGGTGCTGTCCGATTTATCAGCGGTACTTTCAAACACCATATATCATTGGAAAACCGGATTGCACAATTTCACCGAAAACAGGCAGCCATGATATTCAGTTCGGCTTATGTCACCAGTATGGGAGTCATTTATCCACTTATAACTTCTGATACTATTGTCATTAGTGATGAACTGAATCATAACTGTATCATCAATGCAATTCGTCTTTCCCGCCCGGCAGAAAAATACATTTACCGCCATAATGACATGGATGATCTGCTAAGCAAACTGAAAGCATCTGTTGGAAAAGGAAAACGGGTATTGGTTGTGACGGATGGCATTTTCAGTATGCGCGGGGACTATGCACCTTTAAATGAACTGGTTTCCCTTTGTCATTCGTATAATGATCATTTTGAAGAAGGTGTAATCAGCATTATGGATGATTCCCATGGTGTAGGTGCTTTTGGGGACACCGGTCGGGGAACGGAAGAATACACCGGAAGCAAAGTAGACATTCTCATTGGAACACTGGGGAAGGCATTTGGTGTAAACGGTGGTTATGTGGCAGGTGACGAAACTCTGATCCGTTACCTTCGCGAAACCGCACCCATGTACATATACTCAAATCCCATCACTGTTCCTGAGGCAGCCGCAGCAGAAGCTGCCCTGAATATTGTTGATTCACCAGAAGGGATAAAAATTCTCAAACATCTGGGTGAATTAACCCGCCGTTTTGAATCCGGCATCACCGGAGCCGGTTACGAAACCATTCCCGGCCCCCATCCTATTGTACCTCTCATGGTTCGTGATACGGAAAAAACCGTACGCTTGACCCGCTGGCTTCATCAAGAGGGGGTGTTGGCAACGGGACTCAATTTTCCTGTAGTTCCCAAGGGGGATGAAGAAATCCGTTTCCAGATATCAGCTGAACATACTGAAAAGGATATAGATACCGTTTTGTCCGTCCTGACTAAATTTGAATCCTGAATGTATATGAGCTAAATGGCCTTTTCCCAATATATCTTTTGGGATTGAATTTCACCCTGTGTCAGGTTAAATTTGCTTGCTTTAAACGAAACAAAGTCCCTGCGGCACTTAGGAGGTAAAATACAGAATGCAGAAAAAATTCGTGTTAAACTATGTCATCATTGGTGTTCTTCTTGTCTGGGCTGCCTGGCAGCTGCTTCCAACTTTGCGCTATGAAACAATGTCTGAAGAGCGGAAAGAAGAACTCCGCATGCAAGGCGATCTGGAACCCATTCAGAACCGGATAATCCGTAGAGGTCTGGATCTTCAGGGTGGGATGCACCTTGTTTTGGAAGTCAATGTATCCAAACTGACACAAAATATTGCCCAAAATAAAAGTCAGTCTTACTATCAGTTCATGAACCAAGTGGAAGAAATTTTCACAGCACAGACCGACCGTGATTATTTTGACATTCTGGAAGAAATGGCCAATGCTCAAAATTTCCGTCTGGCCAGACATTTTCCCGGCAGGGGCGATGAAA is a genomic window containing:
- a CDS encoding aminotransferase class I/II-fold pyridoxal phosphate-dependent enzyme codes for the protein MKKYEYPLQAIIDDLEKKGTVKGHEMVIHRVEEGKNGHGTRYFIQGDENRPFIRMNSNSYLGLSRHPKVIEAEEKAARTFGSGPGAVRFISGTFKHHISLENRIAQFHRKQAAMIFSSAYVTSMGVIYPLITSDTIVISDELNHNCIINAIRLSRPAEKYIYRHNDMDDLLSKLKASVGKGKRVLVVTDGIFSMRGDYAPLNELVSLCHSYNDHFEEGVISIMDDSHGVGAFGDTGRGTEEYTGSKVDILIGTLGKAFGVNGGYVAGDETLIRYLRETAPMYIYSNPITVPEAAAAEAALNIVDSPEGIKILKHLGELTRRFESGITGAGYETIPGPHPIVPLMVRDTEKTVRLTRWLHQEGVLATGLNFPVVPKGDEEIRFQISAEHTEKDIDTVLSVLTKFES